From Phragmites australis chromosome 5, lpPhrAust1.1, whole genome shotgun sequence, a single genomic window includes:
- the LOC133917824 gene encoding uncharacterized protein LOC133917824: MVARAARQPKSAKERASESTIIARRHRVATNATRSDVQNAEAHPRASPLNPMTRLPPSGHLDAKRPPPSPAGSRHCPSPMPSTPHHPSVRPRDLVWGALDLAMKAPDPMPLEGQHGWTPPEQAPVATAIRRTS, translated from the coding sequence GCAGCCTAAAAGTGCAAAGGAGCGTGCATCAGAGAGCACCATCATCGCACGTCGCCATCGCGTCGCCACCAATGCGACCCGGTCCGACGTGCAGAATGCCGAAGCCCACCCGCGCGCGAGCCCCCTGAACCCCATGACCAGGTTGCCGCCATCAGGCCACCTTGACGCCAAAAGGCCCCCGCCGTCACCCGCGGGAAGCCGCCATTGCCCGTCGCCAATGCCATCAACACCACATCATCCTAGTGTGAGGCCACGGGATCTAGTCTGGGGGGCACTTGATCTAGCCATGAAGGCACCGGATCCAATGCCACTGGAGGGCCAACACGGCTGGACGCCACCGGAGCAGGCCCCCGTGGCCACGGCGATCCGGAGAACGAGTTGA